The genome window TACTGTAATATCTTCCAAAGAAAGATAATCATCTAGTATATTTTTTAAACTTTCATCAATATAAATATGTATTTGTTTAGATTTCCTATCGACTAAACATGGCCTATTCGCTTTCATAAATTCTTCTAAATTTTCCGAATCATTGGGATGATAATCTGACCAACCGAAATTTGAAAATTTTTCATTAAAACTAGACAATAAATCCGAATTTTTTTCAGCTAATTCTTTAAATCTATGAACCGAATTGCTATAATTTAAATTCAAAATATCTAACATCATTTTTCCTCTTTTAAGATTAATTATTCTATGGATTACTCGGTTAACAAAAATGACACATTGCAAATAACGAATGAGCTTGCCGACGTTCCTCGTAGCTGAGCCTCCAAAGGAGGCGTTAGCGTTGGCACGTCTTCTTGCTTTTGCAAGAAGCGTGACGAAGAGGAATGTGTCGAAGACCAAGCCGGTATTCCGGCGATGCGGCAAGCGAAAGTTAGCTGCAGCCCTTTTTTTTTGAATAAAAAGTCCATCTAAATATTTACAATTACCACTTATTAAGTTCTTGTTATTATAAATTAGACTAGCTATTTGCAATCCAGATAGACCTATGAATCCATTAATATTCAATTCTGAACGAGAATTTCTAGCAAAATCTGATGTTGTAAAGAAAAGAAATAATTGAGGGAAGTGAGTATAATTTCTTTTTTTGCTGTTGGCAAAAGCAACAAATTGTTTAATCTCTTCAATACCCACATTAGCTGAATATCGCTTCGATTGACCATATACTTGAATATAACCATAAGTCTGTTTGGATTCTGCAGACAATATTGCTATCTTTCCCTCAAAATCAACTCCTCCGTCTGCGGTAGCTTGGCTTGCACTTACTTCAAGACCTTGGAAACAT of Leptospira sp. GIMC2001 contains these proteins:
- a CDS encoding restriction endonuclease, whose amino-acid sequence is MFDENLLESIAKETKTNKLGTDELLTKYYVKQGRNSFKASELAFSNLNNFLEFTNANILCNNENNTDYLYKTVTKEITIQNPNYFEVKNIYSNLVQTNWRDFEFISASILRLCFQGLEVSASQATADGGVDFEGKIAILSAESKQTYGYIQVYGQSKRYSANVGIEEIKQFVAFANSKKRNYTHFPQLFLFFTTSDFARNSRSELNINGFIGLSGLQIASLIYNNKNLISGNCKYLDGLFIQKKRAAANFRLPHRRNTGLVFDTFLFVTLLAKARRRANANASFGGSATRNVGKLIRYLQCVIFVNRVIHRIINLKRGKMMLDILNLNYSNSVHRFKELAEKNSDLLSSFNEKFSNFGWSDYHPNDSENLEEFMKANRPCLVDRKSKQIHIYIDESLKNILDDYLSLEDITVFVSNFFQIETVLLIESFKNTINEFPRKNSQIITTGIYEFIKKRKIKNSYNLMILSDDLCPAEEMYNFVFGESNFSNATAMVSIFRYFHDKNKLNERLIKMIMHELGHVFRLNHCISHNCIMNGINDIEELDNIQIDFCSKCNSKYYFISNISLLQKYSTLIQLIEDNVSKDKFLKPIYVKNKVLDSLF